The genome window AAATAGCAAGAAACCAAACGACCAAGACTCCAAAGAGTAGGTGAAATGGATTGGATGATATCATTCACAAGCTTGTTCGTAAATATAAAACAACCGACCCTTTTGCAATTGCACAGGCAAGGAACATATTGGTTAGGTTTGTTAGTTTCGATGAGGGAACGCGGGGTCTATACTACCGAAAACTCAGGCGTAGATTCATTGTGATAGACAACGGCTTGACTGAGGAATGGCAGAGGGTCGTATGTGCACATGAACTAGCCCACGACTGCATGCATCCAGGTATAAGTCAGTTTTGGATGGATAAACATACCTTCTTTAACATTGGCAAATTTGAACGTCAAGCAAATACTTTTGCATTGAAACTTCTTACCTATGGCAAACCATCGGAACAATGTGAATCCATGGAACATTATCTAATTAGTTGTGGTATCCCTCAGGAATTACACCATCTATATGAACTATAAACGTAACTTGCGCTTACGCCGCTGCATGGCGGCTTCACATATATAAAAATAGAACATACGTTCTTTATGGGAGGTTTTTGTTTGGCTAGCTATAAAAAACATGGGACTGGATGGGAGTATAGACTAAGGTACAAGGACCCTTTCACACAGAAATTTCGAGAGAAGGCACAAAGAGGATTCGATTCAAAAAAAGAAGCGCAGTTGGCAGTTAGAGAATTTGAAAGAAAGCTTGCTGCTGGCTATGAACAATCTGATTTATCGCTTCAAGATTATCTAGATTTTTGGATCAATGAATATAAGAAAGGAAGTGTTCGTAAGAATACATTATTACTTCATCAGAACAACATTAAAAATCATATTATCCCTTTTTTTAAAAACATGCTTATACGAGATGTGAAGCCAATTATGTACCAAAATTTTATAAACCATATTAGTGAGAAAGGATATAGCCGACGTACGGTTGAATTAATTCATTCCACAATG of Paenibacillus sp. FSL R5-0517 contains these proteins:
- a CDS encoding ImmA/IrrE family metallo-endopeptidase, which translates into the protein MDDIIHKLVRKYKTTDPFAIAQARNILVRFVSFDEGTRGLYYRKLRRRFIVIDNGLTEEWQRVVCAHELAHDCMHPGISQFWMDKHTFFNIGKFERQANTFALKLLTYGKPSEQCESMEHYLISCGIPQELHHLYEL